In Bacteroidia bacterium, the genomic window TTCTTTTATCGGGAAAGCTCTTTGGTTTTTATTTTATCCTATTTTTCAAGTAACACGTGTTTCCCGACTCAAAGAAATAAAGCCTTTCGATGGTTGGATTGCATTGAATTGGTTTTCTCAACTCGTTTTTGCAAGTGCTATTTTCTTCTTTTTCGGACCTAAAGCCTTGGTTTTTTTGGTGATTAGCTTTTTCTTTTCGATTGGATTGCATCCGCTTGGCGGACGCTGGATTCAGGAACATTATTTAACAAACGGACAACAAGAAACGTACAGTTATTACGGTGTTTTAAATAAAATCGCGTTCAATGTTGGTTATCACAATGAACACCACGATTTTCCATCCATTCCTTGGAATAAATTACCGCAAATTCGTAAAACTGCCACTCAATATTATGATACTTTAGCCTACCACACTTCTTGGTCAAAATTATTTTTTCGATTTTTATTCGATAGAGAAATTTCACTTTATTCGCGCGTTGTTCGTAAAGAAAGAGGAAAAGTGGCGCTTACGGATCAATCCATTCCAGACATCGAATTGGGCACAACAGTAAAATAAATTTTTGGAGATATAAAAACAGAGTTGAAAAATTATTTTTTTGAACCTGATTTTCTACTTTAAAATAACTCACATTTGAATAATTCAGAATGTCTCCGTATTTATCAGCTAATGCGAAACCCTTTTAATTGAAGAAATACAAGTCCTTCTCAATTAATAATTGTTAATTCCTCATTACTGATTCTCTTCAAAAAAAGGAAAAAATAAATTGTATTTTTAGAACCGAAAAATTAAAAACAAAAAAATGCAATCGTATCATCTCAGTCATTTACAAGAATTAGAATCAGAAAGTATTTTTATTTTACGTGAATTAGCAGCGCAATTTGAAAAACCCGTGTTGCTTTTTTCGGGCGGAAAAGATTCGATTGTGGTGAGCCATTTAGCACGGAAAGCCTTTCATCCCGCTAAAATTCCCTTTCCATTAATGCACATTGATACAGGACATAATTTTCAGGAAACATTGGATTTTAGAGATCGATGGATGAAAAAGATTGGCGCGAAATTAATTGTACGTTTTGTGCAAGATTCGATTGATAAAGGCAGAGCGATGGAAGAAAAAAGTTTGAATCCGAGTCGGAATGGCTTACAAACTGTTACTTTGTTGGATGCCATTGAAGAATTCAAATTTGACGCTGCTATCGGCGGCGCCCGGCGCGACGAAGAAAAGGCGCGTGCCAAAGAACGTTTCTTTTCGCACCGCGATGAATTCGGACAGTGGGATCCGAAGAATCAACGTCCAGAATTATGGAATTTGTTCAATGGAAAAAAAAATACAGGAGAACATTTTCGTGTTTTCCCAATTAGTAATTGGACGGAAATGGACGTTTGGCAATACATTTTACATGAAAAAATAGAAATGCCCAATTTGTATTTTTCGCACAAAAGAGTATGCGTAAATCGCGATGGAATATTGCTGGCAAAATGCAATTTTATTACTTTGAAAGAAGGAGAAAAATACGAAGAATACCAAGTTCGTTTTCGTACAATTGGGGATATGAGCTGCACCGGAGCAGTAGAATCAAAAGCGGAATCTCTATCTGAAATTATTCAGGAAATAGCTTCCAGTAAAACAACAGAACGCGGCACCCGCGCAGATGACAAACGATCAGAAGCCGCCATGGAAGACCGAAAAAAAACAGGCTATTTTTAACGCTTCAAAAAATTATTTTTTTGAAGCAATTACTTCATCCATTATTTCGCATAAATTTCTTGTGAGATTTTTACGCGAATATTTTTCGATGTGCGTGTTGGTAGTTTGTAAATTATTTTTTTGGTACAAATTGTAATATTCCAAAATTATTTTTTTGAGATTTACGTCATCTTCAAACTCAACTGTAATTCCCGATTGCGTTTCTGCAATAATTTCTGCCGCATCGCCATCCTTCGGTCCGATGCACAAAATAGGGCGTTGTGCTGATAAATATTCAAACATCTTTCCGGTCAAAACGCCTTTCGCATTGTGCGTATTATTTAAAACAAGCAGTAAAATTTGTGATTGTTGTTGCACTTTTACAATTTCGGCATGCGACAAATAATCAATTTTATTCAGTTGTTTTTCGAGCTTAAAATACTCGATGTTTTTCATAATACTGATGTCTATTTTACCCGCCAATTTTATTTCTAAATCGTTTGCGAAAAAATTATTTTCCTGAACCAATTCCCCCAACACTTTCCAAAATGCTTCCGGATTGCGGCTTTTAACCATTGTTCCGATATGCGCGATGCTAAATTTTTTATCCAAAATTATTTTTTCAGACGATACATCATCGGTATCAAAACCATTTGTGATGACGCGAAATTTATTTTTTATTTTCGATTTTATTCCTGCCTGAAAAATTATTTTTTCAAACTCTTCGCTCATTGTTTTTCCAACGCTGATAACGGAATCTGCATTTTTTAGAACTTTCAATTCCAAGCGCTTGTGTTTTTTATCCGCAAAAGAACTCAACATTAAATCTTGGTAAAAATCAATGTTTGTCCAAGGATCACGAAAATCAGCTATCCAAGGAATGTTGAATTTTTTTTTCACTTGCATCGCGATGAGGTGCATGCTGTGTGGCGGTCCGCTAGAAATAATTAAGTCCACCGGATTTTTTTTTAAATAATTTGTTAGATATTTTACGGAAGGTTTTACCCAAAATTTCCGTGCATCCGGAATAAAAAAATTTCCGCGCAGCCACACCGAAAATTTTTCGCTGTATTTTGATTTTTCGTTTTCGCTCAAAAAAGCGGCATTTATTTTTTGCGATTTTTTTTGTCCGATAAATAATTTATAAATGCTGTAAGGCTCCCAAATAGGCTGTTTCAGAATAAGTGTATTTTCGGGAATATCTTTTTCAAGCGACGAATCAATCACTGGTTTTTCGCCGTTGGAAGGAGTGTACACAATTGGTTCCCAACCAAATTCGCGCATGTATTTTACAAATTTAAGCCAGCGCTGCACTCCGGAGCCACCGCTGGGAGGCCAGTAATACGTGATGATTAAAGCTTTTTTCATTCGGCATTCGGCTTCATTTTGAAAAGATATCCTACGTAACCCAAACATAAAAGAATAAGTAGCGCGGAACTTGCTAAGGAAATTTTTTCGCCAGCCGCAAAAATCACTGGTTCAAATTTAAACTCTACCTTGTGTGATCCTGCTGGAATACGCATCGCACGCAATACATAATTTACGCGGATATAAGGCGTCAGTTTTCCGTCGATATAAGCGTTCCAACCATCTTTATAATAGATTTCAGAAAAAACTGCGAGCGCTTCGTGTTGCGAATTGGCTTGATAAACTAAGTCGTTCGGCTCGTACGAAAGCATTTTTATTGTTGCGGAAGAATCTGCCACTGGCGTAAATCCTGAAAAATAATTTTGGAAACGTTGATCGACAATGGCTGTTTTTGCCGGATTAAAATTGCTGAGATCCATTATTTCGGAATCAGCATCCAATACTATTTTATAATTGGAAACAAACCAAGCATTTCCCAATGCGTCAGGATTCTCACGCGCGATAGGCTGATTGTCTTTCCCGTTCATAATAAAATATTTCGCGTTGAGCATATCCAAAACAGATATATTATTTCTGTCTATTTGATACGTCATTAACTCATCGTAACGTTTCAATTTTGCGCCGTGATAACCGCCAATAGATTTATGGAAATAAGAAGTTTTTCCGTCTTGATCGGGACGAACAGTGGTATTAAAAACGCGGTAATCGAGCGATTTATCTTGCAATATTTGTAAATCTGCTGCAGATGGTTGAAACGTTTGTGATTCTTGATGAGCCGTTTCAAAACTATTGTCGTTGAGATAACGTTTGTCCACGTTCCACATATCTGCTAAAATAAAAACGATAAGTGTTCCGAACATCCATTTTTTTGTAATTTTTGATTTAAAATAAAGCCACAATAAGCCCGCAGTGAGCGCAATAAAAATAAAACTACGAATAGAATCTGATTTGAAAATTTCTTTTCGGGCAACCACTAATTGTCCAAAAATATCTGTTAAATAAGTGGTGATTTGAGTGTCGTCTACTTTCGGATTTGCTTGTTTTATTTGATTGAATGTATTTCCAAATTCATTGCTTCCTTGAAAAGTAGAAAACGACGAAGGCATGAGGTAGCAAAGCAAAGCAACGCCTCCTGAAAAAATAAATGCGAGAAAAAAAAGTTTCTGTTTCGAAACAGGATTGCTCACAAAAGGAACTTTCATGGTTTCGGTTAAGAAATTTTTATTTTTCACAATTTCATCTACTGCCAATACAGCAAGGAGCGGCAGCGTAAATTCAGCGAGAATTAAAATCATGGAAACAGCTCTGAATTTATTGTAGCCTGGAAAATGGTTGAAGAAAAAATCCGTCAGCGGATGAAAATTATTTCCCCAGGAAAGCATGATGGATAAAAGGGTTGCGATGAATAAAAACCATTTGAAAGAACCTTTTATAACGAATAATCCGAGTAAGGAAAGAAAAAATACAATGGCACCTGCATATACTGGTCCTGCCGTAAATGGCTGATCACCCCAATATTGATCCATGTTTGCCACTTGTTGTTTTTGTTCCGGGCTTACGTTTTCCATCGCGCTTTTGTCGTTACCAATGGGCGCAGAAACGCCTCCTTTAAAATTCGGAATCATCAACGTCATCGTTTCGGCTTTTCCGTAACACCATTGCAATGCGTACTCTTCGCTTAATCCGCTGCTGGAAGTTTGTTTGTCGAGCGTTAATTCAGATTTTCCGCGCGTGGTATATTTTCCATAATCATAGGTTGCCCACAAATTGGTAATGTTTGTACCAACCGCTAAGAGTGCAGCAAAACCAATTACTGCACATGCTTTAAAAAAAGGTACGTAGGCTTTATTTTTAATGGCTTGATAAAATTCGATGAGCACATAAACCGCTAACATCATCATCAAATAATAGGTTATTTGCAAGTGATTACAATACAATTCGAGCGCTAAAAACAGAGCCGTTAAAATTCCGCCTTTCAAAAAATCTTTTTTGAAAACCAAAATAAATCCCGCTAAAACAGGCGCCATATAACCAATAGCATGCGCTTGTGAATTATGCCCGACATCAATAATGATAAAAAAGAAAGAAGAAAATGCAAATGCGATGGAGCCCGCGACTGCCAGCCAAATATCGATTTCGAGTGTTATCAATAAAATATAAAAGCCAATTAAATAAAGTAATAAAAGACTTGCCGGATAAGGAACTCCCAGGCTAAAAATACGATCCACGTACGCAACTAAATTGGCG contains:
- a CDS encoding fatty acid desaturase; translation: MTKRTDFYYSTEPEPHRIRTRVIMQKHPEIRKLIGKNPYTIFAIIGIVSFQIVLSWLVAAHSWWIVVAAAYFLGAYADHALFVMIHECAHYLLFKRRSLNRLAGMLANLPQIMPSSVSFERYHIKHHSFQGIHELDADLPNQWEAKLVGNSFIGKALWFLFYPIFQVTRVSRLKEIKPFDGWIALNWFSQLVFASAIFFFFGPKALVFLVISFFFSIGLHPLGGRWIQEHYLTNGQQETYSYYGVLNKIAFNVGYHNEHHDFPSIPWNKLPQIRKTATQYYDTLAYHTSWSKLFFRFLFDREISLYSRVVRKERGKVALTDQSIPDIELGTTVK
- the cysD gene encoding sulfate adenylyltransferase subunit CysD, which encodes MQSYHLSHLQELESESIFILRELAAQFEKPVLLFSGGKDSIVVSHLARKAFHPAKIPFPLMHIDTGHNFQETLDFRDRWMKKIGAKLIVRFVQDSIDKGRAMEEKSLNPSRNGLQTVTLLDAIEEFKFDAAIGGARRDEEKARAKERFFSHRDEFGQWDPKNQRPELWNLFNGKKNTGEHFRVFPISNWTEMDVWQYILHEKIEMPNLYFSHKRVCVNRDGILLAKCNFITLKEGEKYEEYQVRFRTIGDMSCTGAVESKAESLSEIIQEIASSKTTERGTRADDKRSEAAMEDRKKTGYF
- a CDS encoding glycosyltransferase family 4 protein, producing the protein MKKALIITYYWPPSGGSGVQRWLKFVKYMREFGWEPIVYTPSNGEKPVIDSSLEKDIPENTLILKQPIWEPYSIYKLFIGQKKSQKINAAFLSENEKSKYSEKFSVWLRGNFFIPDARKFWVKPSVKYLTNYLKKNPVDLIISSGPPHSMHLIAMQVKKKFNIPWIADFRDPWTNIDFYQDLMLSSFADKKHKRLELKVLKNADSVISVGKTMSEEFEKIIFQAGIKSKIKNKFRVITNGFDTDDVSSEKIILDKKFSIAHIGTMVKSRNPEAFWKVLGELVQENNFFANDLEIKLAGKIDISIMKNIEYFKLEKQLNKIDYLSHAEIVKVQQQSQILLLVLNNTHNAKGVLTGKMFEYLSAQRPILCIGPKDGDAAEIIAETQSGITVEFEDDVNLKKIILEYYNLYQKNNLQTTNTHIEKYSRKNLTRNLCEIMDEVIASKK
- a CDS encoding YfhO family protein, giving the protein MSQKFNFKKILPHIAVLAIFVVITMAYFSPLMSGMQMKQSDIVNFKGMSKEIVDYRAQFHKEPLWTNSMFGGMPAYQISVLYSANLVAYVDRIFSLGVPYPASLLLLYLIGFYILLITLEIDIWLAVAGSIAFAFSSFFFIIIDVGHNSQAHAIGYMAPVLAGFILVFKKDFLKGGILTALFLALELYCNHLQITYYLMMMLAVYVLIEFYQAIKNKAYVPFFKACAVIGFAALLAVGTNITNLWATYDYGKYTTRGKSELTLDKQTSSSGLSEEYALQWCYGKAETMTLMIPNFKGGVSAPIGNDKSAMENVSPEQKQQVANMDQYWGDQPFTAGPVYAGAIVFFLSLLGLFVIKGSFKWFLFIATLLSIMLSWGNNFHPLTDFFFNHFPGYNKFRAVSMILILAEFTLPLLAVLAVDEIVKNKNFLTETMKVPFVSNPVSKQKLFFLAFIFSGGVALLCYLMPSSFSTFQGSNEFGNTFNQIKQANPKVDDTQITTYLTDIFGQLVVARKEIFKSDSIRSFIFIALTAGLLWLYFKSKITKKWMFGTLIVFILADMWNVDKRYLNDNSFETAHQESQTFQPSAADLQILQDKSLDYRVFNTTVRPDQDGKTSYFHKSIGGYHGAKLKRYDELMTYQIDRNNISVLDMLNAKYFIMNGKDNQPIARENPDALGNAWFVSNYKIVLDADSEIMDLSNFNPAKTAIVDQRFQNYFSGFTPVADSSATIKMLSYEPNDLVYQANSQHEALAVFSEIYYKDGWNAYIDGKLTPYIRVNYVLRAMRIPAGSHKVEFKFEPVIFAAGEKISLASSALLILLCLGYVGYLFKMKPNAE